Proteins from a single region of Novosphingobium sp. CECT 9465:
- a CDS encoding LD-carboxypeptidase: MTRRIAICAPSTPFSRDDAARVSALAQAQFPALDLVFHDQCFASAGHFAGTDAQRLSAFLECANDPAFDAVWFVRGGYGANRIAMDALPLLGPVAHGKQYLGYSDGGTLLALLYRARVGRQVHAPMPTDIRRAGGEAAVGRTLAWLAGGGDGLEPSLDGRTPAVAFNLMTLAMLCGTPLLPDLSGHVVMVEEVAEYHYAVDRLLFSVTSCLAPLGIAGLRLGRVSDVPQNDRPFGCEVEDMARHWCARTGIAFLGRADIGHDIDNKIVPFGLA; this comes from the coding sequence GTGACCAGACGTATCGCCATCTGCGCGCCATCCACCCCGTTCAGCCGGGACGATGCGGCGCGCGTTTCCGCACTCGCGCAGGCGCAGTTTCCCGCGCTGGACCTGGTGTTCCACGATCAATGCTTTGCCAGCGCAGGCCATTTCGCCGGGACGGACGCCCAGCGGCTTTCCGCGTTTCTGGAATGCGCCAACGATCCGGCATTCGATGCGGTGTGGTTCGTGCGCGGCGGTTATGGGGCGAACCGCATTGCGATGGATGCGCTGCCGCTGCTGGGGCCGGTGGCGCATGGCAAGCAGTACCTCGGCTATTCCGATGGCGGCACATTGCTGGCGCTGCTCTATCGTGCCCGCGTGGGACGGCAGGTCCATGCGCCGATGCCGACCGATATCCGCCGCGCCGGAGGAGAGGCAGCCGTGGGCCGGACGCTGGCGTGGCTGGCGGGCGGGGGTGACGGGCTGGAACCATCGCTGGACGGGCGCACACCGGCTGTGGCGTTCAACCTGATGACGCTGGCTATGCTGTGCGGAACGCCGCTGTTGCCCGACCTTTCCGGCCATGTGGTCATGGTAGAGGAAGTCGCGGAGTATCACTACGCCGTGGATCGCCTGCTGTTCAGCGTGACCAGTTGCCTTGCCCCGCTTGGCATCGCCGGATTGCGACTTGGGCGGGTCAGCGATGTGCCGCAGAACGACCGGCCTTTCGGCTGCGAAGTTGAGGACATGGCGCGCCACTGGTGCGCGCGGACGGGCATCGCCTTTCTGGGAAGGGCGGACATCGGCCATGATATTGACAACAAGATCGTGCCGTTCGGTCTTGCCTGA
- a CDS encoding glutamate ligase domain-containing protein, with product MTSPADLSPESLSAREWFFCGIGGSGMLPLALILHGMGARVSGSDRSRDQGRTPEKFAWLESLGFTLFVQDGSGITSPDQVLVASAAVEDTVPEVVRAHELGCARMSRAELLSALFNAAPRSIAVGGTSGKSTVTGMIGWILTQAGRDPTIMNGAVMKNFVAPDAPFASARVGSGGTFVSEVDESDGSIALYRPTVAVLNNVSLDHKSLEELRDLFGDFLGRAATAVINADDDESMALIDRAANAITFGLAEEAMIGVTEGSISEGATTIAAELVDRRDGTAHALRLQVPGHHNLANALAAVAAASAAGLPVADAVRHIASFAGLARRFDIVGTSASGVTVIDDFGHNPEKIAATLATLRAHPGRIIAFFQPHGYGPLRQMGAGLAEVMAEGLGTNDLTILCDPVYFGGTVDRSVGSERIVRLIGIHGGKAEHIPARTDCADRIVALARPGDRVVIMGARDDTLSLFARGILDRL from the coding sequence ATGACCAGCCCCGCCGACCTGTCGCCCGAAAGTCTGTCCGCCCGCGAATGGTTCTTCTGCGGAATCGGCGGGTCGGGCATGTTGCCGCTCGCACTGATCCTGCACGGCATGGGCGCGCGGGTTTCCGGATCGGACCGCAGCCGCGATCAGGGCCGCACACCCGAAAAGTTCGCATGGCTCGAAAGCCTCGGCTTCACCCTGTTCGTGCAGGATGGCTCTGGCATCACGTCCCCGGATCAGGTGCTGGTCGCCTCCGCAGCGGTGGAAGACACCGTGCCCGAAGTCGTCCGCGCCCATGAACTCGGCTGCGCACGGATGAGCCGGGCCGAATTGCTCTCCGCCCTGTTCAATGCCGCGCCCCGGTCCATCGCGGTGGGCGGCACCAGCGGCAAATCGACCGTCACCGGCATGATCGGCTGGATCCTGACGCAGGCCGGACGCGATCCCACGATCATGAACGGCGCGGTGATGAAGAACTTCGTCGCACCCGACGCGCCTTTCGCATCGGCACGAGTGGGTTCAGGCGGCACCTTCGTTTCCGAAGTGGATGAGAGCGACGGTTCGATTGCGCTTTACCGGCCCACCGTGGCCGTGCTCAACAACGTCAGCCTCGATCACAAGAGCCTTGAGGAACTGCGCGATCTGTTTGGCGATTTTCTTGGCCGCGCCGCCACGGCGGTCATCAATGCCGACGATGACGAGAGCATGGCGCTGATTGACCGCGCCGCCAATGCCATCACTTTCGGCCTCGCTGAAGAAGCCATGATCGGCGTGACCGAAGGCTCCATCAGCGAAGGCGCTACCACGATCGCTGCCGAACTCGTCGACCGGCGCGATGGCACCGCCCACGCCTTGCGCCTGCAAGTGCCGGGCCACCACAATCTCGCCAATGCGCTTGCCGCCGTGGCCGCCGCCAGCGCCGCGGGCCTGCCTGTCGCAGATGCCGTGCGCCACATTGCGAGCTTTGCCGGGCTTGCCCGCCGGTTCGACATCGTGGGCACCAGCGCCAGCGGCGTGACCGTGATCGACGATTTCGGCCACAACCCTGAAAAGATTGCGGCAACGCTTGCCACCCTGCGCGCGCATCCGGGCCGGATCATCGCGTTCTTCCAGCCGCACGGCTATGGCCCGTTGCGCCAGATGGGCGCGGGACTGGCCGAAGTCATGGCCGAAGGTCTTGGCACGAATGACCTGACGATCCTGTGCGACCCGGTCTATTTCGGCGGCACGGTCGATCGCTCGGTCGGTTCGGAACGCATCGTTCGCCTGATCGGCATTCACGGGGGCAAGGCGGAACATATCCCCGCCCGTACCGATTGCGCAGACCGGATCGTGGCGCTCGCCCGGCCCGGTGACCGCGTGGTGATCATGGGCGCGCGCGACGATACGCTGTCCTTGTTTGCGCGCGGGATTCTGGATCGGCTTTAG
- a CDS encoding GNAT family N-acetyltransferase, whose amino-acid sequence MTATMAELAPTIEMATRDGVVLIIRAAFAEDEALLASFFDNVSSEDRRFRFLAASNHVGHDQLVPLTHVDHWRTESFLAFEQASGELVASAMLACDAKMDAGEIAVSVRSDFRGRGVAWTLLDMLAEEARKRGLKRVISIEDRDNHAAIELEREKGFVAHGLDGDPHLVMLEKRFD is encoded by the coding sequence ATGACTGCAACGATGGCCGAACTGGCACCGACGATCGAAATGGCGACGCGTGACGGCGTGGTGCTGATCATCCGCGCGGCGTTTGCGGAGGACGAGGCCCTGCTGGCGTCCTTCTTCGACAACGTCAGCTCCGAAGATCGCCGGTTCCGCTTTCTGGCGGCCAGCAACCATGTGGGGCACGATCAGCTTGTGCCGTTGACGCATGTCGATCACTGGCGCACCGAGAGCTTCCTCGCGTTTGAGCAGGCGAGCGGCGAACTGGTCGCTTCGGCCATGCTGGCATGCGATGCGAAAATGGACGCCGGCGAAATCGCGGTTTCGGTGCGCAGCGATTTTCGCGGGCGCGGCGTAGCCTGGACCCTGCTTGACATGCTGGCCGAAGAAGCGCGCAAGCGCGGCCTGAAGCGCGTGATTTCCATAGAGGATCGCGACAATCACGCCGCCATCGAACTCGAACGCGAGAAGGGCTTCGTTGCCCACGGGCTGGATGGCGATCCGCACCTTGTGATGCTGGAAAAGCGCTTCGACTGA
- a CDS encoding PilZ domain-containing protein: MWLDTESERFNAYRRAPRVGIELPVRCKHGAERSTVILKDLNPYGARIEGLVKLRIDEPLHLMLPGLQPKMAFVVWSRDRVSGLEFEQPLHDDIFQSLVSDFAIRHYREGHPPKSPPVRHAA, encoded by the coding sequence ATGTGGCTGGACACCGAAAGCGAGCGTTTCAACGCTTATCGCCGCGCACCGCGCGTGGGAATTGAGCTTCCGGTGCGCTGCAAGCACGGGGCCGAACGGTCAACGGTTATCCTTAAGGATCTTAATCCTTACGGTGCCCGGATCGAAGGTCTTGTGAAACTGCGGATCGATGAACCGCTGCACCTGATGCTGCCTGGGCTTCAGCCGAAGATGGCGTTTGTGGTGTGGTCACGCGATCGGGTCAGCGGGCTGGAATTCGAACAGCCATTGCATGACGACATATTCCAGAGCCTCGTCAGCGATTTTGCCATCAGGCACTATCGCGAAGGTCACCCGCCGAAATCGCCGCCGGTGCGTCACGCGGCCTGA
- a CDS encoding DUF808 domain-containing protein has translation MPTGLVALLDDISVIARAAASSLDDVSAAAAKAGSKAAGVVIDDAAVTPSYVTDFTPDRELPVIMRIAKGSLFNKLIILLPAALALSALLPSAITPLLMAGGLFLCFEGAEKLLEKLGAEKIGETLEDAPADVTAFENARVSGAVRTDLILSAEIMAITLSSVATESLLNQGIILALVGIAITVAVYGAVGLIVKMDDIGLHLSEKSSALARKIGHFLLRAMPVLLALLATVGTAAMLWVGGGIILHGLDELGVHGPAGLAHDMQHAVEVATGPLGGILGWLTYAVLSALVGLVLGAIVAGVVHLIAKARGKH, from the coding sequence ATGCCAACCGGCCTGGTCGCCCTGCTCGACGATATTTCCGTGATTGCCCGCGCTGCTGCCTCGTCGCTGGACGATGTAAGCGCGGCGGCGGCAAAGGCCGGATCGAAGGCCGCAGGCGTGGTGATCGACGATGCGGCGGTGACGCCTTCGTATGTTACCGATTTTACGCCGGACCGGGAATTGCCGGTAATCATGCGGATTGCCAAGGGCAGCCTGTTCAACAAGCTGATCATCCTGTTGCCCGCCGCCCTTGCGCTGAGCGCGCTGCTCCCGTCGGCTATCACGCCGCTGCTGATGGCGGGCGGCTTGTTCCTCTGCTTCGAAGGCGCGGAAAAGCTGCTGGAAAAGCTGGGTGCCGAGAAAATCGGTGAAACGCTGGAAGATGCTCCTGCCGATGTGACCGCGTTCGAAAACGCGCGTGTTTCAGGCGCGGTGCGGACGGACTTGATCCTTTCAGCAGAGATCATGGCGATCACGCTTTCGTCGGTGGCAACTGAGAGTTTGCTGAATCAAGGGATCATTCTGGCGCTGGTCGGCATCGCGATCACGGTCGCGGTCTATGGCGCGGTCGGGCTGATCGTGAAGATGGACGACATCGGGCTGCATCTGTCCGAAAAATCATCGGCGCTGGCGCGCAAGATCGGGCACTTCCTGCTGCGCGCGATGCCGGTGCTGCTGGCGCTGCTGGCGACGGTGGGCACCGCTGCGATGCTGTGGGTCGGCGGCGGGATCATCCTGCACGGGCTGGACGAACTGGGCGTCCACGGCCCGGCCGGACTGGCGCATGACATGCAGCATGCCGTGGAAGTGGCAACCGGACCGCTGGGCGGCATACTCGGCTGGCTGACGTATGCCGTGCTCTCGGCACTGGTCGGGCTGGTGCTGGGCGCCATCGTGGCAGGTGTCGTCCACCTGATCGCCAAGGCGCGTGGCAAGCACTGA
- a CDS encoding acyltransferase family protein: MAPPVTSAAKRLHHLDAARALLLLLGLPFHVATKAIFESEPAAIAFQTSPVIGAYASITHIFRMFAFFMLAGYFAGMIRERKGAHAWVRDRARRLGLPLLASLATLGLVQFQLQAMALHKPSPTFLGLPIALDHLWFLIVLLGFCLCYAAIPFARIAPGERIGRALLLSGTGGIWLMLALSVWGAVRIACEMLVPPIPNAPIETLLWQQFVFHAAAFVLGILAWHARVGEQVFALRNRAILPAIAVLLAIYIPLDPLIRPALGKEIYPDLAGTLILRTIELPLAYLMALALFRLLAATVVHASAAITFFVDGALAIYLFHLVWAMLILPHARALPLPPEVQWIAGTAAVLVLSIASYLIVRTSNLASVLFCGAPAKTASPANPVTTT; encoded by the coding sequence ATGGCTCCGCCCGTCACCAGCGCCGCAAAGCGCCTGCATCACCTCGACGCCGCCCGTGCGCTACTGCTGCTGCTGGGCCTGCCATTCCATGTGGCGACCAAGGCGATCTTCGAGAGCGAACCGGCGGCCATCGCCTTCCAGACTTCGCCCGTCATCGGCGCCTATGCCTCGATAACGCACATCTTCCGCATGTTCGCCTTCTTCATGCTGGCAGGATATTTCGCCGGCATGATACGCGAGCGCAAGGGCGCTCACGCATGGGTCAGGGACCGTGCGCGCAGGCTTGGCCTGCCGCTGCTGGCCAGCCTTGCCACACTCGGCCTTGTCCAGTTCCAGTTGCAGGCCATGGCCCTGCACAAGCCTTCGCCGACATTTCTCGGCCTGCCGATCGCGCTTGACCATCTGTGGTTCCTGATCGTGCTGCTGGGCTTCTGCCTCTGCTATGCGGCAATCCCGTTTGCCCGCATTGCACCGGGCGAGCGCATCGGGCGCGCCCTGCTGCTCTCAGGGACCGGCGGAATCTGGCTGATGCTGGCGCTGTCTGTCTGGGGCGCGGTCCGTATCGCCTGCGAAATGCTGGTCCCACCCATCCCGAATGCCCCCATAGAAACACTGCTTTGGCAGCAATTCGTGTTCCACGCCGCCGCGTTCGTGCTTGGCATCCTGGCATGGCATGCCCGCGTCGGAGAGCAGGTGTTCGCCCTGCGCAACCGCGCGATCCTGCCGGCCATCGCCGTGCTGCTGGCGATCTACATCCCGCTCGATCCGCTGATCCGCCCCGCGCTGGGCAAGGAAATCTATCCCGATCTGGCGGGCACACTGATCCTGCGCACCATCGAACTCCCGCTCGCCTATCTTATGGCCCTCGCGCTGTTCCGCCTGCTGGCGGCAACCGTGGTTCATGCCAGCGCGGCAATTACGTTCTTCGTCGATGGCGCGCTGGCGATTTACCTGTTCCATCTGGTCTGGGCCATGCTGATCCTGCCTCACGCCCGCGCCCTGCCCCTGCCGCCCGAAGTGCAGTGGATCGCGGGCACGGCGGCAGTGCTTGTGCTGTCCATCGCCAGTTACCTCATTGTCCGCACCAGCAATCTTGCGTCGGTCCTGTTCTGCGGCGCGCCTGCCAAGACGGCATCGCCCGCCAATCCCGTCACGACAACCTGA
- the rpsF gene encoding 30S ribosomal protein S6: MPLYEHVFLARQDLSQAQVDVLAATATEIIEANNGKVVKTETWGLRSLAYKIQKNRKAHFVLLNIESSGAAITELERQTSINEDVIRFMTVRVDEHEGGPSVMMRKNDRERTRRREREGE, from the coding sequence ATGCCGCTTTACGAGCATGTGTTTCTGGCGCGCCAGGATCTGAGCCAGGCTCAGGTCGATGTGCTTGCCGCCACCGCCACCGAAATCATCGAAGCCAACAATGGCAAGGTCGTGAAGACCGAAACCTGGGGCCTTCGTTCGCTGGCATACAAGATCCAGAAGAATCGCAAGGCGCACTTCGTGCTGCTGAACATCGAATCTTCGGGCGCCGCCATCACCGAGCTGGAACGCCAGACCTCGATCAACGAAGACGTGATCCGTTTCATGACCGTCCGTGTCGACGAGCATGAAGGCGGCCCGTCCGTGATGATGCGCAAGAACGACCGCGAGCGCACCCGCCGCCGCGAACGCGAAGGGGAATAA
- the rpsR gene encoding 30S ribosomal protein S18 encodes MARPFFRRRKSCPFSGKNAPKIDYKDVRLLQGFMSERGKIVPSRITAVSAKKQRELSQAIKRARHIGLLPYIVK; translated from the coding sequence ATGGCTCGTCCGTTTTTCCGCCGCCGCAAGAGCTGCCCGTTTTCCGGCAAGAACGCTCCGAAGATCGACTACAAGGACGTGCGCCTGCTTCAGGGCTTCATGTCCGAACGTGGCAAGATCGTCCCCAGCCGCATCACCGCCGTTTCGGCGAAGAAGCAGCGTGAGCTGAGCCAGGCGATCAAGCGCGCCCGGCACATCGGCCTCCTGCCCTACATCGTCAAGTAA
- the rplI gene encoding 50S ribosomal protein L9, translating to MQIILLERIEKLGAIGDEVTVKDGYARNFLLPNKKALRANDANRKIFESNRARIEADNAARRDEAKAESGNVEGKEVVLIRASSNAGQLYGSVSVRDISDALVEQGAKVTKAMIVLERPIKTIGVYDVKVALHPEVSVNVKVNVARSPDEAALQTAGVNVIDAMFDNEVGGFTEAYNPNAEPGEIPADLLDEDTEETEA from the coding sequence ATGCAGATCATCCTGCTCGAGCGCATCGAGAAGCTGGGCGCCATCGGCGACGAAGTGACCGTCAAGGACGGTTATGCCCGCAACTTCCTGCTGCCCAACAAGAAGGCGCTGCGCGCCAACGATGCCAACCGCAAGATTTTCGAATCGAACCGCGCGCGCATCGAAGCCGACAACGCCGCACGTCGTGATGAAGCCAAGGCTGAGTCGGGCAACGTCGAAGGCAAGGAAGTCGTGCTCATCCGCGCGTCGTCCAACGCTGGCCAGCTTTACGGTTCGGTTTCGGTCCGTGACATCTCGGACGCGCTGGTTGAACAGGGCGCCAAGGTGACCAAGGCCATGATCGTGCTGGAACGCCCGATCAAGACCATCGGCGTCTATGACGTCAAGGTCGCGCTTCACCCCGAAGTATCGGTCAACGTCAAGGTCAATGTCGCCCGCTCGCCCGACGAAGCCGCCCTGCAAACTGCGGGCGTCAACGTCATCGACGCGATGTTCGACAATGAAGTCGGCGGTTTCACCGAAGCCTACAACCCGAACGCCGAACCGGGCGAAATCCCGGCCGACCTTCTGGACGAAGACACCGAGGAAACGGAAGCCTGA
- a CDS encoding AMP nucleosidase, with amino-acid sequence MATTETILAELTRLYDSAVAQLRDDIAAYANTGTPPAINKRHDGTYCYPELRIRLDDDPHNESTGRAFGRLTQRGDYACSVTRPALFADYLYEQIELIRTSYNVRIEVGRSRQEIPFPYVLDGAYGARINQVSPQELAQHFPATELAHIGDEIADGEYNVGDGPFPLSLFDGLRTDFSLARLAHYTGTRTEDFQRYILFTNYHRYVDEFVDWAGQQIDGERYIALTGAGGLSLDAATDNARARLSDTAWRRHQMPAYHLVAPDNSGITLVNIGVGPSNAKTICDHLAVLRPEAWLMIGHCGGLRPTQKIGDYVLAHAYLRDDRVLDPVLPPEIPIPAIAEVQVALQKAAEMVSGAGGIDLKKRMRTGTIVTTDDRNWELRYTHSARRLSLSRAVGIDMESATIAAQGYRFRVPYGTLLCVSDKPLHGEIKLPGQANRFYEEAIAAHLAIGTTACELLRQEGGRLHSRKLRAFNEPPFR; translated from the coding sequence ATGGCTACAACAGAAACAATCCTCGCCGAACTCACCCGCCTTTACGACAGCGCCGTTGCCCAGTTGCGCGACGATATCGCCGCCTATGCCAACACCGGCACACCGCCCGCGATCAACAAGCGCCACGATGGCACTTATTGCTACCCTGAACTGCGCATCCGGCTTGACGATGATCCCCACAACGAATCTACCGGCCGCGCCTTCGGTCGCCTGACCCAGCGGGGCGATTACGCCTGCAGCGTCACCCGGCCTGCACTGTTTGCCGATTACCTTTACGAACAGATCGAACTCATCCGCACGTCGTACAACGTGCGGATCGAAGTGGGCCGCTCGCGCCAGGAAATCCCGTTCCCCTATGTGCTCGATGGGGCTTATGGTGCGCGCATCAATCAGGTCAGCCCGCAGGAACTGGCGCAGCACTTTCCCGCCACCGAACTGGCCCATATAGGCGACGAGATTGCCGATGGCGAATACAACGTCGGCGACGGTCCTTTTCCGCTTTCGCTGTTCGACGGGTTGCGCACCGATTTCAGCCTCGCCCGCCTGGCGCATTATACCGGCACCCGAACGGAAGATTTCCAGCGCTACATCCTGTTCACCAATTACCATCGCTACGTCGATGAATTCGTCGACTGGGCGGGTCAGCAGATCGATGGTGAACGCTACATCGCGCTTACCGGCGCAGGTGGCCTCAGCCTCGATGCGGCGACGGACAATGCCCGTGCCCGCCTTTCGGACACGGCATGGCGACGGCACCAGATGCCGGCCTATCACCTCGTCGCACCCGACAATTCCGGGATAACGCTGGTCAATATCGGCGTCGGCCCGTCCAACGCCAAGACCATATGCGATCACCTCGCCGTGCTACGGCCAGAGGCATGGCTGATGATCGGCCATTGCGGCGGCCTGCGCCCCACCCAGAAGATCGGCGATTACGTGCTCGCCCATGCCTACTTGCGCGACGATCGCGTGCTCGATCCGGTCCTGCCGCCCGAAATCCCCATCCCCGCCATCGCCGAAGTCCAGGTCGCCCTGCAAAAGGCCGCCGAGATGGTCAGCGGTGCGGGCGGGATCGATCTTAAAAAGCGCATGCGCACCGGCACCATCGTCACCACCGACGATCGCAACTGGGAACTGCGTTACACGCATTCCGCGCGCCGTCTGTCGCTCAGCCGCGCGGTCGGCATTGATATGGAAAGCGCCACCATCGCTGCCCAGGGTTATCGCTTTCGCGTTCCCTACGGCACGTTGCTGTGTGTTTCGGACAAGCCGCTGCACGGCGAAATCAAGCTGCCGGGCCAGGCCAATCGTTTCTACGAAGAAGCCATCGCCGCGCACCTTGCCATCGGCACCACCGCCTGCGAACTGCTCAGACAGGAAGGCGGACGCCTCCACAGTCGCAAGCTGCGCGCCTTCAACGAACCGCCGTTCCGGTAA
- a CDS encoding YbjN domain-containing protein has protein sequence MKVRWLVAAIVASMMAPSAAGANTVSAIKPDGVAQALKNLGYTAELAKDANGDPLINTDIGGWQAALLFYECNEKTHDGCQSLQFVANFTPEKKFTAEDAVRFNRNTRFASVSLDKDQSVMMTWDVVTGKGIDLEVFSNSVDMFRSAMDTLGTEVFK, from the coding sequence ATGAAAGTTCGCTGGCTGGTTGCCGCAATCGTAGCCTCCATGATGGCCCCCTCCGCCGCAGGGGCCAATACCGTTTCGGCAATCAAACCCGATGGCGTGGCCCAGGCGCTGAAGAATCTCGGCTATACCGCCGAACTGGCGAAGGACGCCAATGGCGATCCGTTGATCAACACCGACATCGGCGGCTGGCAGGCAGCGTTGCTGTTCTACGAATGCAACGAAAAGACGCACGATGGCTGCCAGTCGTTGCAGTTCGTGGCCAATTTCACGCCAGAAAAGAAGTTTACCGCTGAAGATGCCGTGCGCTTCAACCGCAACACACGCTTTGCCTCGGTCTCGCTCGACAAGGACCAGTCGGTGATGATGACGTGGGATGTGGTGACCGGGAAGGGCATCGATCTGGAAGTGTTTTCCAATTCGGTCGACATGTTCCGCAGCGCGATGGACACGCTGGGAACCGAGGTCTTCAAATAG
- a CDS encoding alpha/beta fold hydrolase, protein MMEVTTEFFPGFGGAQLALHRMGRGRPVVLLHGLFSSAEVNWIKFGTAAQLAAAGFECLMPDLRVHGQSAAPHDPAAYPQDVLVRDAEALVAHLRLTVFDLVGFSLGARTAARAVIGGMAPRRLVLSGMGLEGLAGWAKRQDFFVDVIDRFGTITRDDPAYLAQQFLKTMGVDRVAARLLLGTMADTDEAALGDITMPTMVLCGDQDDDNGSAEKLAEALPDARLALIPGTHMSCVTKPDLGRELVAFLS, encoded by the coding sequence ATGATGGAAGTGACCACCGAATTCTTTCCCGGCTTCGGCGGCGCGCAACTCGCGCTGCACCGCATGGGCAGGGGAAGGCCGGTGGTGCTTCTGCATGGGCTGTTTTCTTCAGCCGAGGTGAACTGGATCAAGTTCGGCACGGCGGCGCAACTGGCGGCGGCTGGCTTTGAATGCCTTATGCCGGATTTGCGGGTGCACGGGCAGAGCGCCGCGCCGCATGATCCGGCAGCCTATCCTCAGGATGTGCTGGTGCGCGATGCCGAGGCGCTGGTGGCGCATCTGCGGTTGACCGTTTTCGATCTGGTCGGCTTTTCGCTGGGCGCGCGCACGGCGGCCCGCGCGGTCATCGGCGGGATGGCCCCGCGTCGGCTGGTGCTGAGCGGGATGGGCCTTGAAGGCCTTGCCGGATGGGCAAAACGGCAGGACTTCTTCGTGGACGTGATCGACCGTTTCGGCACGATCACGCGGGACGATCCGGCCTATCTTGCGCAGCAGTTCCTCAAGACGATGGGAGTGGACAGGGTAGCCGCGCGACTGTTGCTGGGCACGATGGCTGATACCGATGAGGCGGCACTTGGCGACATAACCATGCCGACGATGGTGCTGTGCGGTGATCAGGACGACGACAATGGATCGGCGGAAAAGCTGGCCGAGGCACTGCCCGATGCGCGCCTCGCGCTGATCCCCGGTACGCACATGAGCTGCGTGACCAAACCCGATCTGGGGCGTGAACTGGTAGCCTTCCTTTCCTGA
- a CDS encoding aspartate-semialdehyde dehydrogenase, producing the protein MGYRVVVVGATGNVGREMLNILAEREFPCDEIAAVASSRSQGSVIDFGETGKKLKVQNIENFDFTGWDIALFAAGSGPTAIHAPRAAAAGCVVIDNSSLYRMDPDVPLIVPEVNPDAIDGYTKKNIIANPNCSTAQMVVALKPLHDAAKIKRVVVATYQSVSGAGKEGMDELFEQSRAVFVGDALEARKFTKQIAFNVIPHIDVFLDDGSTKEEWKMVAETKKILDPKIKLTATCVRVPVFVGHSEAINIEFEEELSAEDAQNILREAPGIMLIDKREDGGYVTPVECVGDYATFVSRVREDPTVDSGLSLWCVSDNLRKGAALNAVQIAELLGRRHLKKG; encoded by the coding sequence ATGGGTTACCGGGTTGTAGTTGTCGGCGCGACGGGGAACGTGGGCCGCGAGATGCTCAACATCCTCGCCGAGCGCGAGTTTCCCTGCGACGAAATCGCGGCGGTGGCATCGTCGCGCTCGCAAGGATCGGTGATCGACTTTGGCGAGACCGGCAAGAAGCTGAAGGTCCAGAACATCGAGAACTTCGATTTCACCGGATGGGACATCGCACTTTTCGCCGCAGGATCAGGCCCCACCGCGATCCATGCGCCGCGCGCGGCAGCCGCAGGCTGCGTGGTGATCGACAATTCGTCGCTCTATCGCATGGACCCCGACGTGCCGCTGATCGTGCCCGAAGTAAATCCTGACGCGATCGATGGCTACACCAAGAAGAACATCATCGCGAACCCCAACTGCTCCACCGCGCAGATGGTAGTGGCGCTCAAGCCCTTGCACGATGCCGCGAAAATCAAGCGCGTGGTCGTGGCCACGTACCAGTCGGTTTCCGGCGCGGGCAAGGAAGGCATGGACGAGCTGTTCGAGCAGAGCCGCGCGGTATTCGTCGGCGATGCACTGGAAGCCAGGAAGTTCACCAAGCAGATCGCGTTCAACGTGATCCCGCACATCGATGTCTTCCTGGACGATGGTTCCACCAAGGAAGAGTGGAAGATGGTGGCCGAGACCAAGAAGATCCTCGACCCCAAGATCAAGCTGACCGCCACTTGCGTTCGTGTACCGGTGTTCGTCGGCCATTCCGAAGCGATCAACATCGAGTTCGAGGAAGAACTGAGCGCCGAGGATGCACAGAACATCCTGCGTGAAGCGCCCGGCATCATGCTGATCGACAAGCGCGAAGACGGTGGATACGTGACCCCGGTCGAATGCGTTGGCGATTACGCCACATTTGTCTCACGCGTGCGCGAAGACCCGACCGTGGACAGCGGCCTTTCGCTGTGGTGCGTTTCGGACAACCTGCGCAAGGGTGCGGCGCTGAACGCGGTGCAGATCGCCGAACTGCTGGGCCGTCGCCACCTCAAGAAGGGTTGA